In Leptospira brenneri, a single genomic region encodes these proteins:
- a CDS encoding AAA family ATPase: MTHGLVLGKFYPPHKGHIHLITEAKKKCDELTVLVCSLQREKIPGELRFEWMQNLFPDPKIHLIWVQDENPQYPEEDPDFWKVWRRTIESHTKRKVDYLFTSEEYGDPLSKVLGCTHTLIDLERNSIPISASQIRETPLKHWQWIPELIRPYFVKRIVLTGSESVGKTSLTQILAKHFQTNWIPEFAREYLESKENPMDESDFLPIARGHLLSEVEAAKTSNGILFLDTDLLTTKVYLERYYESEIPWLTERALGLKYESSLFLDIDIPWIQDQLRDLGEERESMRTRFLQAMKEANRDFYWIRGDYREREKQAIKIVKQIQNLPMNPESFTKELRRLRNFE; this comes from the coding sequence CATCTCATCACAGAAGCAAAAAAAAAATGTGATGAACTCACAGTCCTTGTTTGTTCCTTACAAAGAGAAAAGATCCCTGGAGAATTACGATTTGAGTGGATGCAAAATCTTTTTCCCGATCCCAAAATCCACCTCATCTGGGTCCAAGACGAGAACCCCCAATACCCAGAAGAAGATCCTGATTTTTGGAAGGTTTGGCGACGAACGATTGAAAGTCACACGAAAAGGAAAGTGGATTATCTTTTTACGTCCGAAGAATATGGCGACCCACTTTCGAAAGTACTTGGGTGTACACATACACTCATTGACTTGGAAAGAAATTCCATCCCTATCTCTGCCAGCCAAATCAGAGAAACACCCTTAAAACATTGGCAATGGATCCCTGAACTCATCAGGCCCTATTTCGTAAAACGGATTGTTCTGACTGGAAGTGAGTCCGTAGGGAAAACCAGTTTGACCCAGATCCTTGCCAAACATTTTCAAACCAATTGGATTCCAGAGTTTGCTCGTGAATATTTGGAATCAAAAGAAAATCCCATGGATGAATCTGATTTTTTACCAATTGCAAGAGGCCATCTTTTATCAGAAGTGGAAGCTGCCAAAACCTCCAATGGAATTTTATTCTTAGATACTGACCTTCTCACCACCAAAGTTTATTTAGAAAGATATTACGAGTCCGAGATTCCTTGGCTCACAGAACGTGCATTAGGTTTAAAATATGAAAGTTCTCTTTTTTTAGACATTGATATCCCATGGATACAAGACCAACTTAGGGATTTAGGGGAAGAAAGAGAATCGATGCGAACACGTTTTTTACAAGCAATGAAAGAAGCGAATCGTGACTTTTATTGGATTCGGGGTGATTATAGGGAAAGGGAAAAACAAGCCATAAAGATTGTAAAACAAATTCAGAACCTTCCTATGAACCCAGAGTCTTTTACGAAAGAGCTGAGGAGATTACGTAACTTTGAATGA
- a CDS encoding rubrerythrin yields the protein MGSATVLSNDSIPKVLSDIVANETNHALWLNTLSLLEHLGSRKILLTQSSEETSEMILKHATEEARHALFFKKAARTIKPSFQSGYQNSALVRGIAAKIYFAKLDTLVRRSLRKVFPDKKQFTYLAYLYTTTVIEKRAMVVYAAYDEILEKTGSPIRLTNLILEEEGHLSDMSSEMFRLDPEAKDRLANLEAEESKIFTRFWLQIREFSLN from the coding sequence ATGGGTTCTGCTACTGTCCTTTCGAATGATTCCATTCCTAAAGTTCTCTCCGACATCGTTGCCAATGAAACTAACCATGCTCTCTGGCTGAATACTCTCTCTCTTTTAGAACATCTTGGTTCCAGAAAGATTCTCCTCACCCAATCGAGCGAAGAAACTTCGGAGATGATTTTAAAACATGCAACCGAAGAAGCAAGACACGCCCTCTTCTTCAAAAAGGCAGCCCGCACCATCAAACCCAGCTTCCAATCGGGATACCAAAATTCAGCCCTTGTCCGAGGGATAGCGGCAAAAATTTATTTCGCAAAACTGGATACATTGGTACGCCGAAGCCTCCGCAAAGTTTTCCCAGACAAAAAACAATTCACCTACCTTGCTTATTTGTACACCACCACCGTCATCGAAAAACGGGCCATGGTCGTCTATGCAGCGTATGACGAGATTTTGGAAAAAACGGGTTCTCCCATCCGCCTAACCAACCTGATTTTAGAAGAAGAAGGTCACCTTTCTGATATGAGTTCGGAAATGTTCCGCCTGGACCCAGAGGCAAAGGATCGATTGGCGAATTTAGAGGCAGAAGAATCGAAGATTT
- a CDS encoding lysophospholipid acyltransferase family protein, translated as MAHNLESIEISVPDQKTLKSFQKERLLYISNHPTTQEPGVAYHAANLMGSRFHYMAAREVFEWGFGFVGDFIQSIGAYSVLAGAPDRESLRASREIIASPHGKLALFPEGEPTSGMNDTLLPFQSGVAQLGFWGLEDALKKDPEAKVWILPTFVKYRMTGSIDSMQKDIDQTITKMEQKLGISKTGKDIVHRFLSVGKRMIEREEKEYGVPVEENRADDFDYRLGRMRHAMLDNIARKANIPKWDADTNAIEKLRRILSVLEMVSVGMPDPNGELPSLEMATWAKTAATKAYDFITIQTAYIKELPSAERLYEFLYRYENELFGEFKPRPHKAVVRFGTPFTINEYFSSYKEEKKKTLDIVTERLRKELETMLVEEKSKSNPLFPSQYIF; from the coding sequence ATGGCCCATAATCTCGAATCCATCGAGATTTCAGTACCTGACCAAAAAACTTTAAAATCATTTCAAAAAGAACGACTTCTTTATATTTCCAATCATCCGACCACCCAAGAACCGGGTGTCGCCTACCATGCCGCAAATCTCATGGGTTCTAGGTTTCATTATATGGCCGCAAGAGAGGTTTTCGAATGGGGGTTTGGATTTGTTGGGGACTTCATTCAATCCATAGGCGCCTACTCTGTATTAGCTGGTGCACCTGACCGCGAGTCCCTGAGAGCTTCTAGAGAAATCATCGCATCCCCTCACGGCAAACTAGCCTTATTTCCTGAAGGTGAACCAACAAGTGGAATGAATGATACCCTACTTCCTTTCCAATCAGGTGTGGCCCAACTCGGATTCTGGGGCTTAGAAGATGCATTAAAAAAAGATCCAGAAGCCAAGGTTTGGATTTTACCTACCTTTGTTAAGTACAGAATGACCGGTTCCATTGACTCTATGCAAAAAGATATCGACCAAACTATCACCAAAATGGAACAAAAGTTAGGGATCTCTAAAACAGGAAAAGATATCGTTCATAGATTTCTCTCTGTTGGAAAACGAATGATTGAAAGAGAGGAAAAGGAATACGGGGTCCCTGTCGAAGAAAATAGAGCCGATGACTTCGATTATCGATTGGGTAGGATGCGCCATGCCATGCTCGACAATATTGCAAGGAAAGCAAACATTCCGAAGTGGGATGCCGATACGAATGCCATCGAAAAACTAAGAAGGATCTTAAGTGTTCTTGAAATGGTTTCTGTGGGAATGCCCGACCCGAACGGTGAACTACCAAGTTTAGAAATGGCCACCTGGGCAAAAACGGCAGCCACTAAGGCATACGATTTTATCACCATTCAAACTGCCTACATCAAAGAACTACCAAGTGCCGAAAGATTGTACGAATTTTTATACCGATATGAAAACGAACTTTTTGGTGAATTCAAACCCAGGCCACACAAAGCAGTTGTTAGGTTCGGAACACCATTTACGATCAACGAATACTTTAGTTCCTATAAAGAAGAAAAAAAGAAAACGCTAGATATCGTAACAGAACGTCTAAGAAAAGAGTTAGAAACCATGCTTGTGGAAGAAAAATCCAAATCAAATCCTCTGTTTCCGAGCCAATATATTTTTTGA
- the lmtA gene encoding lipid A Kdo2 1-phosphate O-methyltransferase — protein sequence MALIEELNQQGNFLFRWRSYIPGVILFLSLLYLPFVPYFQGNYQSNLYWLSGAFLVSFAGLFVRCFTIGYTPKNTSGRNTKQQVADVVNQSGIYSLVRHPLYVGNFLMYLGPVFILRDFAFALVYIMFFYLYYERIIFAEEYFLRGKFAEGYLKWADKTPAFIPRLSGYKKPNLSFSFRNIWKREYPSLFGIIVVFTVFDLIQVYYQEPALRALDITGIWKPFHTWFFGFGLIFYVVTRIIVKTTKLLEVEGR from the coding sequence ATGGCACTTATAGAAGAACTCAACCAACAAGGCAATTTTCTTTTCCGATGGCGCTCCTACATTCCAGGAGTCATTTTGTTTCTTTCCTTACTCTATCTACCCTTTGTCCCTTACTTCCAAGGTAATTACCAGTCCAATCTGTATTGGCTTTCTGGTGCATTTCTTGTCAGTTTTGCGGGATTGTTTGTTAGATGTTTTACGATTGGATACACTCCTAAAAATACTTCTGGTAGAAACACAAAACAACAAGTTGCCGATGTGGTGAACCAATCTGGTATTTACTCATTAGTTAGGCACCCTCTTTATGTAGGGAATTTTCTGATGTATCTTGGGCCAGTATTTATCCTTCGTGATTTTGCTTTTGCTTTAGTATACATTATGTTTTTTTATTTGTATTACGAACGCATTATATTTGCAGAAGAATACTTCCTTCGTGGTAAATTTGCAGAAGGGTATCTGAAATGGGCGGACAAAACTCCTGCTTTTATCCCTAGACTTTCTGGATATAAAAAACCTAATTTAAGTTTTTCCTTTCGTAATATTTGGAAACGAGAATACCCAAGTTTATTTGGGATCATTGTTGTTTTTACTGTTTTTGATTTGATCCAAGTTTATTACCAAGAACCTGCACTACGAGCTCTGGACATTACTGGAATTTGGAAACCTTTCCATACTTGGTTTTTTGGATTTGGACTCATCTTTTATGTTGTGACACGAATCATAGTAAAGACCACCAAACTTCTAGAAGTCGAAGGTAGGTAA